Proteins encoded within one genomic window of Oncorhynchus nerka isolate Pitt River linkage group LG17, Oner_Uvic_2.0, whole genome shotgun sequence:
- the LOC115145296 gene encoding DET1- and DDB1-associated protein 1-like, which produces MDKADFLKGLPVYNKSNFSLFHADPVCKASNRRPSVYLPTCEYPSEQIIVTEKTNILLRYLHQQWDKKNAAKKREQDQGEGGSPAPPHKIARTDSQEMNEDS; this is translated from the exons ATGGACAAG GCAGATTTCTTAAAGGGTCTCCCTGTTTACAACAAGAGCAATTTCAGCCTGTTCCATGCAGACCCTGTGTGCAAAGCATCG AACCGAAGACCGTCCGTGTACCTCCCGACATGCGAGTACCCCTCAGAACAGA TCATTGTCACGGAGAAAACAAATATCCTCCTTCGCTACCTTCACCAACAGTGGGACAAAAAG AATGCAGCGAAGAAGAGGGAACAGGatcaaggagagggagggagtccaGCACCTCCACACAAAATTGCAAGGACAGATAGCCAAGAGATGAACGAGGACtcttag